A portion of the bacterium genome contains these proteins:
- a CDS encoding chemotaxis response regulator protein-glutamate methylesterase, with protein sequence MTDSIRVLIVDDSAFMRRAIARMLTADPEIEIVGSVGDGAQGLEAIRTLQPDVVTMDIEMPVMDGLTALKKIMDETPLPVIMMSTLTQNGATATLTALSLGAFDFVPKPESSMIDVLGVERELREKVRAAAHSRRSKRRLTGLHGTASVHAATLGHQAPAPAAAKPQAPVAPTPSVRPAGSRVPEVIGIGISTGGPPALQSLFSALPGDFPVGIVVVQHMPPGFTKPLAERLNRICPMTIREAMDGEVVEPKKALIAPAGTHLVLKREGSHLVCRTMDASTTKTWHKPSVDVLFASIAQVVGPKALAVIMTGMGNDGTAGATAIKGRGGEIWSQDEATSVVYGMPRTVFEAGVVDRVLPLGSIPTALTTLVGSS encoded by the coding sequence ATGACCGATTCCATCCGCGTTTTGATCGTCGACGACTCGGCCTTCATGCGCCGGGCGATCGCCCGCATGCTCACCGCCGATCCCGAGATCGAGATTGTGGGTAGCGTGGGGGACGGCGCCCAGGGCCTGGAGGCGATCCGGACGCTGCAGCCGGACGTCGTGACCATGGACATCGAGATGCCGGTCATGGACGGCCTGACCGCCCTCAAGAAGATCATGGATGAGACCCCGCTGCCCGTCATCATGATGAGCACCCTGACCCAGAACGGGGCGACGGCCACCCTGACGGCCCTCTCGCTGGGGGCCTTCGACTTCGTGCCCAAGCCCGAGTCGTCCATGATCGACGTGCTGGGGGTGGAGCGCGAGCTGCGCGAGAAGGTCCGCGCGGCGGCGCACTCGCGCCGCTCCAAGCGGCGCCTGACGGGCCTCCACGGGACGGCTTCCGTCCATGCGGCCACGCTCGGTCACCAGGCCCCGGCACCGGCTGCCGCCAAGCCGCAGGCCCCCGTGGCTCCCACTCCGTCGGTGCGCCCGGCGGGCTCCCGGGTGCCCGAGGTGATCGGGATCGGGATCTCGACGGGTGGCCCGCCCGCCCTTCAGTCCCTGTTCAGCGCCCTGCCCGGGGACTTTCCGGTGGGGATCGTGGTGGTGCAGCACATGCCCCCCGGCTTCACCAAGCCCCTGGCCGAGCGCCTCAACCGCATCTGCCCGATGACCATCCGCGAGGCGATGGACGGTGAGGTGGTCGAGCCCAAGAAGGCTCTGATCGCTCCGGCGGGGACCCACCTGGTCCTGAAGCGGGAGGGCAGCCACCTGGTCTGCCGCACCATGGACGCCTCGACGACCAAGACCTGGCACAAGCCCTCGGTGGATGTCCTCTTCGCCTCGATCGCGCAGGTGGTCGGCCCCAAGGCCCTCGCGGTCATCATGACCGGCATGGGCAACGACGGCACCGCGGGCGCGACCGCCATCAAGGGGCGCGGCGGCGAGATCTGGTCCCAGGACGAGGCGACCAGCGTGGTCTACGGCATGCCCCGTACCGTCTTCGAGGCCGGGGTGGTGGACCGGGTCCTGCCCCTCGGCTCCATCCCGACGGCCCTGACCACCTTGGTGGGCTCTTCCTAG
- a CDS encoding protein-glutamate O-methyltransferase CheR — protein sequence MLDPKTHGDLLRLRDLIQAHAGLRLEEPKLQALVPKLEGVMREINCPSLSALGDQLMREMAFGAGKAWTAVIPLVTINETYFFREMHQLEILRNHLIPELQRRNATRRHLKLLSAPCSTGAEPYTLAMLLEQGPANLVGWNVEIHGVDIDGPVVEQAKEGLYPKAAFRATDQAQLERWFKQEGDRYRIQERLRKSVAFRQGNLLEMAKWPGYKGFDVILCRNLLIYFDQPTQRRLVDLFFQALNPGGYLLLGHSESLLTLGTSFLPDPVHRAMVYYKPASEVQKAAL from the coding sequence ATGCTGGACCCCAAGACCCATGGCGATCTGCTGCGCCTGCGTGACCTGATCCAAGCGCACGCGGGCCTGCGGCTCGAAGAACCCAAGCTCCAGGCGCTTGTCCCCAAGCTCGAAGGGGTGATGCGCGAGATCAACTGTCCCAGCCTCTCGGCGCTCGGCGACCAGCTCATGCGTGAGATGGCCTTCGGGGCGGGCAAGGCCTGGACGGCGGTGATCCCGCTGGTGACGATCAACGAGACCTACTTCTTCCGCGAGATGCACCAGCTCGAGATCCTGCGCAACCACCTGATCCCCGAGTTGCAGCGGCGCAACGCCACCCGGCGTCACCTCAAGCTCTTGAGCGCGCCCTGCTCGACCGGAGCCGAGCCCTACACCCTCGCCATGCTCCTGGAGCAGGGGCCCGCCAATCTGGTGGGCTGGAACGTCGAGATCCACGGGGTGGACATCGATGGGCCGGTGGTGGAGCAGGCCAAGGAAGGCCTCTACCCCAAGGCGGCCTTCCGGGCCACCGACCAGGCTCAGCTCGAGCGCTGGTTCAAGCAGGAAGGCGATCGCTACCGGATCCAAGAACGGCTGCGCAAGTCGGTGGCCTTCCGGCAGGGGAACCTGCTGGAGATGGCCAAGTGGCCTGGTTACAAGGGCTTTGACGTGATCCTGTGCCGCAACCTGCTGATCTACTTTGACCAGCCGACTCAGCGCCGCCTGGTGGATCTGTTCTTCCAGGCCCTCAATCCCGGCGGGTACCTGCTCTTGGGCCACTCCGAGTCGCTGTTGACCCTCGGGACCTCGTTCTTGCCCGATCCCGTCCATCGCGCCATGGTTTACTACAAGCCGGCGTCCGAGGTGCAGAAAGCAGCGCTATGA
- a CDS encoding chemotaxis protein CheA, whose product MSFEFSDEDFKLFLEEGRAHLQTLEQNLLVLEDNLEAPLDLALINEMFRAAHSVKGAAGMLGLKTIQSLTHQLENLLGRMREGKIGADLELLEGLFEAVDVLGTLMVEMSGESRETRTDTAPTIQRLKDLLEARENIQTSDDAETLLPFQLAPELEASLDAKAMEAAKRAIREKRYLYEVKLDLEGCRWVEESIDHDIFQKLAAISEVVALHSDPAPPAQGSSEPFPLKGHALVQSSADPMILSILVPMGPDELRLVYDPANPPEAAAPAKPAAPKAAPQEAAAAVPQASEAPKPAARQAAKAGGAAGGHSQSIRVDVERLDDLMNVVGEIVIGNTRLSQLGGILEGRYDRDVTVQQLAESLGQLGRLVGDLQMTVIRTRMVPVERVFSRFPRLIRDLARNLGKEAKLEMSGQETEIDKTVSEELEDPLVHLLRNAIDHGVESPEKREAAGKSRVGTIKLSAHHEGNHIVIVLEDDGGGIDPAKILKKARDLGLANPDTVYSDHDAVQFIFAPGFSTAEKVTDVSGRGVGMDVVNQNIRKLKGSIHVVTTKGEGSKFIIKLPLTLAITKALLVRAGGETFAIPLESVRESIRLAPSAIKTINGKPVTQVRNEVLPLFRLQEAFGFGSDAQEARHLPVVVVGGDKKQLGLIVDRLEGEQDIVVKSMGNYLGDIRGVAGATILGDGRVALILDVATLIDESESAELATLGAG is encoded by the coding sequence ATGAGTTTCGAATTTAGCGACGAGGATTTCAAGCTCTTCCTGGAAGAGGGGAGGGCCCACCTCCAGACCCTGGAGCAGAACCTGCTGGTTTTGGAGGACAACCTCGAGGCTCCGCTCGATCTTGCCCTGATCAACGAGATGTTCCGGGCGGCGCACTCGGTCAAGGGGGCCGCCGGTATGCTCGGCCTCAAGACCATCCAGTCGCTCACCCACCAGCTCGAGAACCTGCTGGGGCGCATGCGCGAAGGCAAGATCGGTGCCGACCTTGAGCTGCTCGAAGGCCTCTTCGAGGCGGTGGACGTGCTCGGCACCCTCATGGTCGAGATGAGCGGCGAGAGCCGTGAGACCAGGACCGACACCGCGCCCACCATCCAGCGCCTCAAGGACCTGCTCGAGGCCCGCGAGAACATCCAGACGAGCGACGACGCCGAGACCCTCTTGCCCTTCCAGCTGGCCCCCGAGCTCGAGGCGTCCCTCGACGCCAAGGCGATGGAGGCCGCCAAGCGCGCCATCCGCGAGAAGCGCTACCTCTACGAGGTGAAGCTCGATCTCGAAGGTTGCCGCTGGGTCGAGGAGAGCATCGACCACGACATCTTCCAGAAGCTCGCCGCCATCTCCGAGGTGGTCGCGCTCCACTCGGATCCGGCCCCTCCGGCCCAGGGCAGCAGCGAGCCCTTCCCTCTCAAGGGGCACGCCCTGGTCCAGTCCTCGGCGGATCCCATGATCCTCTCGATCCTGGTGCCCATGGGCCCGGATGAGCTACGCCTGGTCTACGACCCGGCCAATCCCCCCGAGGCAGCCGCTCCTGCCAAGCCTGCCGCTCCGAAGGCCGCTCCGCAAGAAGCTGCGGCTGCGGTGCCCCAGGCGAGCGAGGCCCCGAAGCCTGCCGCTCGTCAGGCGGCCAAGGCGGGTGGTGCCGCCGGCGGCCACAGCCAGAGCATCCGCGTGGACGTGGAGCGCCTGGACGACCTCATGAACGTGGTCGGCGAGATCGTCATCGGCAACACCCGCCTCTCGCAGCTCGGCGGTATCCTCGAGGGTCGCTACGACCGCGACGTGACCGTCCAGCAGCTGGCCGAGAGCCTCGGGCAGCTCGGGCGCCTGGTGGGCGATCTGCAGATGACGGTCATCCGGACCCGGATGGTGCCGGTCGAGCGCGTCTTCTCGCGCTTCCCGCGCTTGATTCGAGACCTGGCCCGCAACCTGGGCAAGGAAGCCAAGCTCGAGATGAGCGGCCAGGAGACCGAGATCGACAAGACCGTCAGCGAGGAGCTGGAGGATCCCTTGGTCCACCTCCTGCGCAACGCCATCGACCACGGGGTCGAGAGCCCCGAGAAGCGCGAGGCGGCGGGCAAGTCCCGGGTGGGCACCATCAAGCTCTCGGCTCATCACGAGGGCAACCACATCGTGATCGTGCTGGAGGACGACGGCGGCGGCATCGACCCGGCCAAAATCTTGAAAAAAGCCCGGGACCTGGGCCTCGCGAACCCCGACACGGTCTACAGCGACCACGACGCCGTCCAGTTCATCTTCGCCCCCGGCTTCAGCACCGCCGAGAAGGTCACCGACGTCTCGGGCCGCGGGGTGGGCATGGACGTGGTCAACCAGAACATCCGCAAGCTCAAGGGCTCGATCCACGTGGTGACGACCAAGGGCGAAGGCTCCAAGTTCATCATCAAGCTGCCCTTGACCCTCGCCATCACCAAGGCCCTCCTGGTGCGTGCGGGCGGCGAAACCTTCGCCATCCCGCTCGAGAGCGTCCGCGAGAGCATCCGCCTCGCGCCCTCGGCCATCAAGACCATCAACGGCAAGCCCGTGACCCAGGTCCGCAACGAGGTGCTGCCGCTCTTCCGCCTGCAGGAGGCCTTCGGCTTCGGGTCGGACGCCCAGGAGGCGCGCCACCTGCCGGTGGTCGTGGTGGGCGGCGACAAGAAGCAGCTCGGCCTGATCGTCGATCGGCTCGAAGGCGAGCAGGACATCGTGGTCAAGAGCATGGGCAACTACCTGGGCGATATCCGCGGGGTCGCCGGTGCGACCATCCTGGGCGACGGGCGCGTGGCCCTGATTCTGGACGTGGCGACCCTCATCGATGAGAGCGAGAGCGCCGAGCTCGCGACCCTCGGCGCCGGATAG
- a CDS encoding response regulator, producing MSIRILIVDDAPFMRRTLAKLFDEKGWEVVGEAANGAEAVTQYATLQPDIVTMDITMPEMDGITAVREIVSQHPAARIIMCSAVGQQDMIVDAVKAGAKDFIVKPFQKDRVLAAVEGALKK from the coding sequence ATGAGCATCCGCATTCTGATCGTCGATGACGCCCCCTTCATGCGTCGGACCCTCGCCAAGCTCTTCGACGAGAAGGGTTGGGAAGTGGTCGGAGAGGCCGCCAACGGTGCCGAGGCGGTGACCCAGTACGCCACCCTCCAGCCGGATATCGTGACCATGGACATCACCATGCCCGAGATGGACGGGATCACCGCCGTGCGCGAGATCGTCTCCCAGCACCCCGCCGCCCGGATCATCATGTGCTCGGCCGTCGGTCAGCAGGACATGATCGTCGATGCGGTCAAGGCCGGCGCCAAGGACTTCATCGTGAAGCCCTTCCAGAAGGATCGCGTGCTCGCGGCCGTCGAGGGAGCGCTCAAGAAGTAA
- a CDS encoding chemotaxis protein CheX, translated as MVNDQRSPASLDYVRAFVQAAERVLGEVIGEVPGKGTPIFQTAPSIGLQEVNVTVGITGDVQGQVNYGMDMTTALAIASTMMMEPVAALDEMSISALQELANMISGNARFHLNDLGITSDITPPTMLVGKDMSATWHRIRAMAVPLELSSGKILVTVGIRQGE; from the coding sequence ATGGTTAACGATCAAAGGAGCCCCGCCAGCCTGGATTACGTTCGGGCGTTCGTCCAGGCTGCGGAGCGCGTCCTGGGCGAAGTGATCGGCGAGGTGCCCGGCAAGGGCACGCCGATCTTCCAGACGGCCCCCTCTATCGGCTTGCAAGAGGTCAACGTCACCGTGGGCATCACGGGCGACGTGCAGGGCCAGGTCAACTACGGCATGGACATGACCACCGCCCTGGCCATCGCCTCCACCATGATGATGGAGCCGGTGGCGGCCCTGGACGAGATGTCGATCTCGGCGCTGCAAGAGCTCGCCAACATGATCTCGGGCAATGCCCGCTTCCACCTCAACGATCTGGGGATCACCTCGGACATCACCCCGCCCACCATGCTGGTCGGCAAGGACATGAGCGCGACCTGGCACCGGATCCGCGCGATGGCCGTTCCCCTCGAGCTCAGCTCGGGCAAGATCCTCGTGACCGTCGGCATTCGTCAAGGAGAGTAG
- a CDS encoding chemotaxis protein CheW — MSETTLERQASTLLQLASFRLAEEEYAVDISAVQEIVRMSSITRVPRAPSFVEGVVNLRGKIVPVIDLRRRFGMASAEPTKATRIIIVDVAGKTVGLIVDAVREVLRLDSEAVSATPELVANGIDASFFKGVGQLGDRLIILLDLQRLLSMEEIAALAQTPA, encoded by the coding sequence ATGAGCGAAACCACTCTCGAGCGCCAAGCTTCGACCCTGCTCCAGCTGGCCAGCTTCCGTCTGGCCGAGGAAGAATACGCGGTCGACATCTCCGCGGTCCAGGAGATCGTGCGGATGTCCTCGATCACCCGCGTGCCCCGCGCCCCCTCCTTTGTCGAGGGCGTGGTGAACCTGCGCGGCAAGATCGTGCCCGTCATCGACTTGCGCCGCCGCTTCGGCATGGCCTCGGCCGAGCCGACCAAGGCGACCCGGATCATCATCGTGGACGTGGCCGGCAAGACCGTGGGCCTGATCGTCGATGCGGTACGCGAGGTGCTGCGCCTCGACTCCGAGGCCGTCTCGGCTACCCCCGAACTGGTCGCCAACGGCATCGACGCCTCCTTCTTCAAGGGCGTGGGCCAGCTGGGCGATCGCCTCATCATCCTGCTCGACCTGCAGCGCCTGCTGAGCATGGAAGAGATCGCCGCCCTGGCGCAGACGCCCGCCTAG
- a CDS encoding HAMP domain-containing protein — MRSIKHEITLRLGAGIALLFVLLFTFVAVSVRQEQIAASEQYGKAVTADIADRLSADNAKMLKLAELAADAQLTGAFGKRAMTADYLRRVAERNPDVLGTYVGYEPGADGNDGAFRGARGADQSGRFIPYYNRLKGPLALDLLVGMETDDYYQLPKKLGRPVVVEPYLYGGVMMTSYVTPLLKDGRFVGITGVDRGLGEIQQRLKALKPYQSAAFLLLSPKGGVVAAPTDELLGKDITKDDKIGPNIKDLLGTKQAGMRQIKDPVSGKAGWMFYQPVQNGEWLLAMFVEQGEVLAAVNRMMWVLGLLAALGLGLIAGILLWLIGSAVKPMERLTEACEAIAEGDLSRVRVLVPETEEVKGQNEFARMTLAFRRAIGYLSGVAGHMDRIAHGDLSRAVEARSERDQLGVALSRMAAKLREVVGRVRSAADEVGAGAVQISSSSAELSQTTSVQASSAEETSAAMEEMAANLKSVDASVQRLGAKVSLVRGQSDALGAAVTQTSSSISELAASIQQVAGNVEGANRVAGEASEAANAGETAVGKTIAGMKAINATMDGIRETIQMLDQRSGEIGAIIEVIDDIAEQTNLLALNAAIEAARAGEAGRGFAVVADEVRKLAERSAKATKEIGDLIKGIQAETSQAVHVTQEGAGKVREGAALAERTGEALARIKQAASQVSSLLSEVTGATGEQARASSQIVTATEQMAAINDQVTGAVAEMDELTKTVTYATAEQRQGGDQVVLAVESLNRSAQEASAATSQVAGTADELSRQAHQLQEAVAFFQVDAEALNVKVPSAAKPLALPSRP; from the coding sequence ATGCGCAGTATCAAGCACGAGATCACCCTTCGACTCGGAGCAGGCATCGCCCTGCTCTTCGTGCTCCTCTTCACCTTCGTTGCCGTCTCGGTGCGCCAAGAGCAGATCGCTGCCAGCGAGCAGTACGGCAAGGCCGTCACTGCCGACATCGCCGATCGCCTCAGCGCCGACAACGCCAAGATGCTCAAGCTGGCAGAGCTTGCAGCGGACGCCCAGCTCACTGGCGCGTTCGGCAAGCGCGCCATGACCGCCGACTACCTGCGGCGCGTCGCCGAGCGCAACCCCGACGTGCTCGGCACCTACGTGGGCTACGAGCCTGGCGCCGACGGCAACGACGGCGCCTTCCGGGGAGCGCGCGGGGCCGACCAGAGCGGGCGCTTCATTCCCTACTACAACCGGCTCAAGGGCCCCTTGGCCCTCGATTTGCTCGTGGGCATGGAGACCGACGACTACTACCAGCTCCCCAAGAAGCTCGGGCGCCCGGTCGTGGTCGAGCCCTACCTCTACGGGGGCGTCATGATGACCTCGTACGTGACCCCGCTCCTCAAAGACGGGCGCTTTGTCGGCATCACGGGGGTCGATCGCGGCCTCGGCGAGATCCAGCAGCGGCTCAAGGCCCTCAAACCCTACCAGTCGGCGGCCTTCTTGCTCTTGAGCCCCAAGGGCGGGGTCGTCGCGGCGCCCACCGATGAGTTGCTCGGCAAGGACATCACCAAGGACGACAAGATCGGCCCCAACATCAAGGATCTGCTCGGTACCAAGCAGGCCGGCATGCGCCAGATCAAGGACCCTGTCTCGGGCAAGGCGGGCTGGATGTTCTACCAGCCGGTCCAGAACGGCGAGTGGCTGCTTGCCATGTTCGTCGAGCAGGGCGAGGTCCTGGCCGCCGTCAACCGTATGATGTGGGTGCTCGGCTTGCTCGCGGCGCTTGGCCTGGGCCTGATCGCGGGGATCCTGCTGTGGTTGATCGGCTCGGCCGTCAAGCCGATGGAGCGCCTGACCGAGGCCTGCGAGGCGATCGCCGAGGGGGACCTGAGCCGGGTGCGCGTCCTGGTGCCCGAGACCGAGGAGGTGAAGGGCCAGAACGAGTTCGCGCGCATGACCCTGGCTTTCCGCAGGGCGATCGGCTACCTCTCGGGCGTAGCGGGCCACATGGACCGTATCGCGCACGGGGATCTCAGCCGCGCGGTCGAGGCCCGCAGCGAGCGTGACCAGCTCGGGGTGGCCTTGTCGCGCATGGCCGCCAAGCTCCGCGAGGTGGTCGGCCGTGTCCGGTCGGCCGCCGACGAGGTGGGTGCCGGCGCGGTGCAGATCAGCAGCTCGAGCGCCGAGCTGAGCCAGACCACCTCGGTGCAGGCCAGCAGCGCCGAGGAAACCTCAGCGGCAATGGAGGAGATGGCCGCCAACCTCAAGTCGGTGGATGCGAGCGTCCAGCGCCTGGGGGCCAAGGTGAGCCTGGTGCGGGGCCAATCGGACGCCCTGGGCGCCGCCGTCACCCAGACCTCCAGCTCTATCTCGGAGCTCGCCGCGAGCATCCAGCAGGTGGCGGGCAACGTGGAGGGCGCCAACCGGGTGGCCGGAGAGGCCTCCGAGGCGGCGAACGCCGGTGAGACCGCCGTCGGCAAGACCATCGCCGGCATGAAGGCGATCAACGCGACCATGGACGGCATCCGGGAGACCATCCAGATGCTCGACCAGCGCTCGGGCGAGATCGGGGCCATCATCGAGGTGATCGACGACATCGCCGAGCAGACCAACCTGCTGGCCCTCAACGCCGCCATCGAGGCGGCCAGGGCCGGCGAGGCGGGCCGTGGCTTCGCGGTCGTCGCCGACGAGGTCCGCAAGCTCGCCGAGCGCTCGGCCAAGGCCACCAAGGAGATCGGGGATCTCATCAAGGGCATCCAGGCCGAGACCTCGCAAGCGGTCCATGTGACCCAGGAAGGCGCGGGCAAGGTCCGCGAGGGGGCCGCGCTCGCCGAGCGCACCGGCGAGGCCCTCGCCCGGATCAAACAGGCGGCCAGCCAGGTCAGCAGCCTGCTGAGCGAGGTCACCGGGGCGACGGGCGAGCAGGCACGCGCCAGTTCCCAGATCGTGACGGCCACCGAGCAGATGGCCGCCATCAACGACCAGGTGACCGGCGCGGTGGCCGAGATGGACGAGCTCACCAAGACCGTCACCTACGCCACCGCCGAGCAGCGCCAAGGTGGGGACCAGGTGGTCCTCGCGGTCGAGAGCCTCAACCGCAGCGCCCAGGAGGCCTCCGCTGCCACCAGCCAGGTGGCAGGCACCGCGGACGAGCTGAGCCGCCAGGCCCACCAGCTCCAGGAGGCCGTGGCCTTCTTCCAGGTCGACGCCGAGGCCCTGAATGTGAAGGTGCCGTCGGCCGCGAAGCCGCTGGCCCTGCCGTCGCGGCCCTAG
- the flhB gene encoding flagellar biosynthesis protein FlhB, with the protein MSSPDKDQKTEDPSAKRLGDARKKGNIPRSMDVNASVTIMVAAILLYWQWRNIVDLTRNRMVENLSAFPHGDLTIPALREMALVLTRETLLAIAPFLFGILLVGLLSSYAQVGMLYTLEPLKPSLNKLNPIQGFKRILSLRGVVETLKGLLKIAVVGSLSYAVISDRYEAIVTAVQAGRAQLGALLADTAWTIAWRSALALFVLGLLDYSYQRWEWWRNLKMTKQEVKDEAKQQEGSPEVKGEIRKRQRQAARRRMMQEVPTATVVITNPTHFAVALKYEREEMEVPVVVAKGTDLVAKRIRDLAREANVPLVENKPVAQALYRQVEVGDEIPPDMYAVVAEILVAVTRADAKARV; encoded by the coding sequence ATGAGTAGTCCGGACAAGGATCAGAAGACCGAAGACCCTTCAGCCAAACGCCTCGGCGACGCGCGCAAGAAGGGCAACATCCCTCGCAGCATGGACGTCAACGCCTCGGTGACGATCATGGTGGCGGCGATCCTGTTGTACTGGCAGTGGCGGAACATCGTCGACCTGACGCGCAACCGCATGGTCGAGAACCTGAGCGCCTTTCCTCACGGGGACCTGACGATTCCCGCCCTCAGGGAGATGGCTCTGGTCCTCACCCGCGAGACCTTGCTTGCGATCGCTCCCTTCCTGTTCGGGATCCTCCTGGTCGGTCTGCTTTCGAGCTACGCCCAGGTGGGCATGCTCTACACCCTCGAGCCCCTCAAGCCGTCGCTCAACAAGCTCAACCCGATCCAGGGCTTCAAGCGCATCCTCTCGCTGCGTGGGGTGGTCGAGACCCTCAAGGGCCTGCTCAAGATCGCGGTGGTGGGATCCTTGAGCTACGCGGTCATCAGCGATCGCTACGAGGCGATCGTGACGGCGGTGCAGGCCGGCAGGGCCCAGCTCGGGGCGCTCTTGGCCGACACCGCCTGGACCATTGCCTGGCGCTCGGCCCTGGCCCTCTTCGTGCTGGGCCTCTTGGATTACTCCTACCAGCGCTGGGAGTGGTGGCGAAACCTCAAGATGACCAAGCAAGAGGTCAAGGACGAGGCCAAGCAGCAGGAAGGCTCGCCCGAGGTGAAGGGCGAGATCCGCAAGCGCCAGCGCCAGGCCGCGCGCCGTCGCATGATGCAGGAGGTGCCGACGGCCACGGTCGTCATCACCAACCCCACCCACTTCGCCGTGGCCCTCAAGTACGAGCGCGAGGAGATGGAGGTGCCGGTGGTGGTCGCCAAGGGCACGGACCTGGTGGCCAAGCGCATCCGAGACCTGGCGCGCGAGGCCAACGTGCCCCTGGTCGAGAACAAGCCGGTGGCCCAGGCCCTCTACCGTCAGGTCGAGGTCGGCGACGAGATCCCCCCCGACATGTACGCGGTGGTCGCCGAGATCCTGGTGGCCGTCACCCGGGCGGACGCCAAGGCACGCGTCTGA
- the fliR gene encoding flagellar biosynthetic protein FliR yields the protein MDLASLLQLPPGGLEVALLVLVRVSALFVIAPVLGNQVLPVRFRVGLAVLVSVLILPLALAGPRPEIPDAHALAMAIAREMAVGLIIGFVAMTFFYAVQFAGHLLGIQMGFGMSMMFDPTTRSQTSEIAVLLLQVATVAFLALNAHHWLLAAIWRSFETVPLATFNPDGVLIERVLKEISGIFDTALTIMLPISGIILVIELALAILNKVIPQMNVFSISMGVKVLLGLGTLAATLPLIGGTFDFLVDRLNHRLLELFR from the coding sequence ATGGATCTGGCGTCCCTCCTGCAGCTCCCCCCCGGCGGGCTCGAGGTCGCCCTCCTGGTACTGGTGAGGGTCTCGGCCCTGTTCGTCATCGCCCCGGTCCTTGGCAACCAGGTCCTGCCCGTGCGCTTCCGGGTGGGCCTCGCGGTGCTCGTGAGCGTCCTCATCCTGCCGCTTGCGCTAGCGGGGCCCCGTCCTGAAATCCCCGACGCCCACGCCCTGGCCATGGCGATCGCGCGGGAGATGGCGGTGGGCCTCATCATCGGCTTCGTGGCCATGACCTTCTTCTACGCAGTGCAGTTCGCGGGCCACCTGCTGGGGATCCAGATGGGCTTCGGCATGAGCATGATGTTCGACCCGACCACCCGCAGCCAGACCTCCGAAATCGCGGTCCTGCTGTTGCAGGTGGCCACCGTGGCTTTCCTCGCCCTCAATGCCCATCACTGGCTGCTGGCCGCGATCTGGCGCTCGTTCGAGACGGTGCCCCTTGCGACCTTCAACCCGGATGGGGTCTTGATCGAGCGGGTCCTCAAGGAGATCAGCGGGATCTTCGACACGGCCTTGACCATCATGCTGCCCATCTCGGGCATCATCCTGGTCATCGAGCTGGCGCTGGCCATCCTCAACAAAGTCATCCCCCAGATGAACGTCTTCTCGATCAGCATGGGGGTCAAGGTCCTCCTGGGCCTCGGCACCCTGGCCGCGACCCTGCCCCTGATCGGCGGCACCTTCGACTTTTTGGTGGATAGGCTCAATCACCGGCTTCTGGAGCTCTTCCGATGA
- the fliQ gene encoding flagellar biosynthesis protein FliQ, giving the protein MSQTVFYELCQRALWLAVTVGGPVLIVSLAVGLLVSIFQAVTSINEATLTFIPKILAAVAVLIFAGPWMVQSILDFMAQLLIDLPRFAR; this is encoded by the coding sequence ATGAGTCAGACGGTCTTCTACGAGCTGTGCCAGCGGGCCCTGTGGCTGGCGGTCACCGTCGGGGGCCCCGTCTTGATCGTGAGCCTCGCGGTCGGCCTTTTGGTCAGCATCTTCCAGGCGGTGACCTCGATCAACGAGGCGACCCTGACCTTCATCCCCAAGATCCTGGCGGCCGTCGCGGTCCTAATCTTCGCCGGGCCGTGGATGGTGCAGTCGATCCTCGATTTCATGGCGCAGCTGCTCATCGATCTGCCGCGCTTCGCGAGGTAG